From Saprospiraceae bacterium, one genomic window encodes:
- a CDS encoding transposase has translation MDQSKTNNRRRRYDTEFKLNAIHLLESGRNASELADSLGVSKQMLYNWRSQIRITRNASVQPGTNNPYTELEQLRKKLRDVEMERDILKKALNIFSRQT, from the coding sequence ATGGATCAATCAAAGACAAACAATCGGAGGAGGAGGTACGATACCGAGTTTAAGCTTAATGCCATTCATTTGCTCGAATCCGGGAGGAACGCTAGCGAATTAGCTGATTCTCTTGGCGTTAGTAAGCAAATGCTTTACAATTGGCGTAGTCAAATCAGGATTACCAGGAATGCTTCCGTCCAGCCAGGAACAAATAATCCTTATACTGAACTTGAACAGCTCCGTAAGAAATTAAGGGATGTTGAAATGGAAAGGGATATTTTAAAAAAAGCCTTGAACATTTTCAGCCGGCAGACATGA
- a CDS encoding S46 family peptidase yields MNKISKKLSNLLILSILVNFVAFGQDPMATPKRFDFGKMWTFENPPKAWFKEAYNFTPEDKWYDDVRKSSLRFASWCSASFVSPNGLIMTNHHCSRDVVTALQKEGENFDKDGFYAATLADERKSDGLFVEQLIMVADVSERILKEMNKAKDDNERKIFQDSALAQAKRDYEQMDAWKGLRIQTVTYYSGGRFSLYGYKKFGDIRLVMIPETDLGFFGGDPDNFTYPRYTLDYTFWRAYDENGNPLNTSAHYFKFNPNGISENEPVFVIGNPGNTERYRTHSQLEYDRDYRFPLQVDMLTNRINILQKEYDANPNVDLQNDIFGLANSQKAFGGILGGLRNPSLIARKKAMEDDIRKNTKIKGEDPWLELSKAVDALKKHASLVTLGGPGGIKGAMVNLIHALGRYEKTMDTPDNAAALDKIKGQIRNLSKEIGSEKEKQYFITYLEELKKYEHPENKFMDQILDGKSAEDRVSKILKKTDFTDADKLEKLLSSDSKKFKKTDDPILEIARIIVPKYNAGVEAFQNSTPRRRALEAKIANNVFAVKGSNLPPDATFTLRLADGKVMGYNYNGTKAPYMTTYYGLYDRHFSNSAKFPWGLPARWQNPPQELLKAPLNFVATNDIIGGNSGSPIINRNKEAVGLIFDGNIESLPGNFIYDETANRSVCVHAGGIMAALKYIYRADRLYDELTGK; encoded by the coding sequence ATGAATAAAATTTCAAAAAAACTATCTAACTTACTAATTTTAAGCATCTTAGTAAATTTTGTGGCTTTCGGTCAGGACCCAATGGCTACACCCAAAAGATTTGATTTTGGGAAAATGTGGACCTTTGAAAATCCACCCAAAGCCTGGTTTAAAGAAGCCTACAATTTTACACCAGAGGATAAATGGTACGATGATGTCCGGAAATCTTCACTTCGGTTTGCCAGTTGGTGTTCTGCATCTTTTGTGTCTCCCAATGGATTGATCATGACCAACCACCATTGCTCAAGGGATGTAGTGACCGCTCTACAGAAAGAAGGTGAAAATTTTGATAAAGATGGGTTTTACGCTGCTACACTCGCTGATGAACGCAAATCAGACGGTCTTTTTGTTGAGCAATTGATCATGGTGGCAGATGTGTCCGAGCGGATCTTAAAAGAAATGAACAAAGCAAAGGATGACAATGAGCGAAAAATTTTTCAGGATAGCGCGCTTGCTCAGGCCAAAAGAGATTACGAACAAATGGATGCATGGAAAGGCCTCAGAATTCAAACCGTGACATATTATAGCGGCGGGAGATTCAGTCTTTACGGCTATAAAAAGTTTGGTGACATCCGCCTTGTGATGATACCGGAGACAGATCTGGGATTTTTTGGAGGTGATCCGGATAATTTTACCTACCCGCGCTATACCCTGGATTATACTTTCTGGAGGGCTTACGATGAGAATGGAAATCCACTCAATACCAGTGCGCATTATTTTAAATTTAATCCCAACGGAATTTCAGAAAATGAACCCGTTTTTGTGATTGGAAATCCGGGCAATACAGAGAGATACAGAACCCACAGCCAGTTGGAATATGACAGAGACTACAGATTTCCTCTACAGGTAGATATGTTGACCAACAGAATCAATATTCTCCAGAAAGAATATGATGCCAATCCCAATGTGGATCTTCAAAATGACATTTTTGGACTGGCCAACAGCCAAAAAGCTTTCGGCGGAATTTTAGGTGGATTGAGAAATCCAAGTCTGATTGCGCGCAAAAAAGCAATGGAAGACGATATTCGCAAAAATACCAAGATCAAGGGTGAGGATCCATGGCTCGAATTATCCAAAGCGGTAGATGCCCTTAAAAAACATGCTTCCCTGGTGACCCTGGGCGGACCCGGAGGCATCAAAGGAGCCATGGTCAATCTAATCCATGCATTGGGACGTTATGAAAAAACAATGGACACTCCGGACAATGCTGCTGCTCTGGACAAAATCAAAGGTCAAATCAGAAATCTGTCCAAAGAAATTGGCTCTGAGAAAGAAAAACAATACTTTATCACCTACCTAGAAGAACTCAAAAAATACGAGCATCCTGAAAACAAGTTTATGGATCAGATACTCGATGGAAAATCTGCAGAAGATCGTGTGAGCAAAATTCTTAAAAAAACTGATTTTACAGATGCGGATAAATTGGAGAAATTACTTTCCTCAGACTCAAAAAAATTCAAAAAAACAGATGATCCAATTTTAGAAATAGCACGCATCATCGTACCAAAATACAATGCCGGAGTGGAAGCTTTTCAAAACAGCACTCCACGCAGAAGAGCACTTGAAGCCAAAATTGCCAATAATGTTTTTGCAGTAAAAGGCAGCAACCTTCCTCCCGATGCTACCTTCACCCTCAGACTGGCGGATGGCAAGGTAATGGGATACAACTACAACGGCACCAAAGCCCCGTATATGACCACTTATTATGGTTTATACGATCGTCATTTTTCCAATTCAGCCAAATTCCCATGGGGTTTACCAGCCAGATGGCAAAATCCTCCACAGGAATTACTGAAAGCTCCACTCAATTTTGTTGCAACCAATGACATCATTGGAGGCAATTCAGGCAGCCCGATCATCAACCGAAACAAAGAGGCAGTGGGCTTGATTTTTGATGGTAACATTGAATCTCTACCCGGAAATTTCATCTATGATGAAACCGCCAACAGATCCGTCTGTGTTCACGCAGGAGGAATCATGGCAGCATTAAAATACATTTATCGCGCGGACAGGCTCTACGACGAGTTGACCGGCAAATAA
- a CDS encoding T9SS type A sorting domain-containing protein, translating to MRYLLIIFAVCFSFPFLNAQLEWKPTLTEPYYEVDDIAILPDNRYYISLRKTHEIFESRDSGANWNLIAPFDIKFNNLALKNLEVVREKLYIGLFPLIQPTAFYELTKNGVLTKIREGNHLFSDATKMDQEGNLFAVEGDNVYSIDSNLRFDRNKLIFSAYNTIQSFFYTEENNFLVAIHANTRPDTVRIYKFNSRTGDYLLHSKYHGYLTLNNILVSENGSVLYRNHGSEKIFAASYQDPLKYNELIIDPSGQLTRIYNFSLTANGEVFIVANSGVYMCDGIHLDQWYRCEQMSQNLSLPNEDEVNNYYSFKDSLSALISYGTICGASRVYCFSPKYKNWKEVILDIKLENLIDLKTDFEGRLYGMRPCDGYGWTKTRYLVSNDEGKTWDYLKVFGYEVNGLAINKEGNAVAITLNKEVNLYNPLTKSWDNIITSHLIKPRVKLYHCYSIGQDLILEGIDEGVSLDKPVFYYSEDGGRNWKTTSIPLTFINKFLPSIETNVDQGNNWMISKSQYNSGGIRNVIYSPDKGMIWQEDDQFKDFIKVYELVPLKDDQFLVSATSKDPKYNKLIQLFLVDSSGAYTLFHPDFERSSWSIKVVDQDFMLAYPRKDDYPVAIIEAKDNTLLHRFSSSGLGHSEYDSWAIKSGVVTSDKQVFLSLAMDGIYTNTKEIFTSVYNSKSGNSLSLHTSLSNNFLQLSQSEEGLVEIEEYSIFSILGSVVEKNQWQGNDELISINKLTPGVYFLLITDKQKNFHSFKFVKY from the coding sequence ATGCGTTATCTCTTAATAATTTTTGCAGTCTGCTTTTCTTTTCCTTTTCTAAATGCACAGCTGGAATGGAAACCTACCCTGACAGAACCCTATTACGAAGTGGATGACATTGCCATTCTTCCCGACAACCGATATTATATAAGTCTTAGGAAAACACATGAAATATTCGAATCAAGGGATAGCGGGGCAAACTGGAATTTAATTGCGCCATTTGACATTAAATTTAACAATTTAGCATTAAAAAATCTTGAAGTAGTTCGTGAAAAACTATACATCGGTTTGTTTCCTTTGATACAACCTACCGCATTTTACGAATTAACTAAAAATGGAGTTTTAACTAAAATTAGGGAGGGAAATCATCTATTTAGCGATGCTACGAAAATGGATCAGGAAGGCAATTTGTTTGCTGTAGAGGGGGATAACGTATATTCTATAGATTCTAATTTAAGGTTTGACAGGAACAAGCTTATTTTTTCAGCTTACAATACAATCCAAAGCTTTTTTTATACTGAGGAAAACAATTTCCTCGTAGCAATCCATGCCAATACCCGACCTGACACCGTTCGGATTTATAAATTTAATTCCAGAACGGGTGATTACTTATTGCATTCCAAATACCACGGATATTTGACTTTAAATAACATACTCGTTTCAGAGAATGGATCTGTACTTTATCGTAATCATGGCTCAGAAAAAATCTTTGCTGCATCCTATCAGGATCCACTCAAGTATAATGAACTAATCATAGACCCAAGTGGACAACTCACCAGGATTTATAATTTCTCGCTTACTGCCAATGGTGAAGTATTCATTGTGGCAAATTCTGGAGTGTATATGTGTGATGGAATTCATCTGGATCAATGGTACCGATGTGAGCAGATGAGTCAGAATTTATCATTACCAAACGAAGATGAGGTGAACAATTACTATAGTTTTAAGGATTCACTTTCTGCTCTTATATCTTACGGCACTATTTGCGGAGCATCAAGAGTGTATTGTTTCTCACCTAAATATAAAAATTGGAAAGAAGTCATTCTGGATATTAAACTTGAGAATCTGATAGATCTTAAAACAGATTTTGAGGGAAGACTTTACGGAATGCGTCCTTGTGATGGATATGGTTGGACCAAAACAAGATATTTAGTGAGTAATGATGAGGGAAAAACCTGGGACTATCTGAAGGTTTTTGGTTATGAGGTCAATGGACTAGCCATCAATAAAGAGGGAAACGCGGTGGCGATTACACTCAACAAAGAGGTTAACCTGTACAATCCGCTAACAAAAAGCTGGGACAATATTATTACCAGCCATCTTATCAAACCAAGGGTAAAGCTTTATCATTGTTATTCAATCGGTCAGGATTTGATTTTGGAAGGAATTGACGAAGGGGTATCCTTAGATAAACCGGTATTTTATTATTCTGAAGACGGCGGAAGGAATTGGAAAACGACTAGTATCCCCTTAACTTTTATCAACAAATTCCTGCCGAGTATCGAGACCAACGTTGATCAAGGTAATAATTGGATGATATCAAAATCACAGTATAATTCTGGAGGAATAAGAAATGTGATTTATTCACCAGATAAGGGAATGATCTGGCAAGAGGATGATCAATTCAAGGACTTTATAAAAGTCTATGAATTGGTCCCATTAAAAGATGATCAATTTTTGGTTTCAGCAACTAGCAAAGATCCGAAATACAATAAATTAATTCAATTGTTTCTTGTAGATAGTTCAGGTGCCTATACACTTTTCCACCCTGATTTTGAAAGGTCGAGTTGGTCTATCAAAGTAGTAGATCAAGATTTTATGTTGGCTTATCCAAGAAAGGACGATTATCCAGTTGCGATTATCGAAGCGAAAGACAATACATTATTACATCGATTTAGTAGTTCCGGTCTTGGCCATAGTGAGTATGATTCCTGGGCGATTAAATCTGGGGTAGTGACGAGTGATAAGCAAGTTTTTCTGAGTCTAGCCATGGATGGTATCTATACGAACACCAAAGAAATATTCACCAGCGTATATAATTCAAAATCAGGCAACAGTTTGAGTCTTCATACAAGTCTATCCAATAATTTTTTACAACTAAGTCAATCTGAGGAGGGTCTAGTAGAAATTGAAGAATACTCCATCTTCTCGATTCTGGGATCTGTTGTTGAAAAGAACCAGTGGCAAGGAAACGATGAACTAATTTCGATTAACAAACTTACACCCGGTGTTTATTTTTTGCTAATTACTGACAAGCAAAAAAATTTTCATTCTTTTAAATTTGTGAAATACTAG
- a CDS encoding IS3 family transposase has protein sequence MKPKAEFIQSLSGVYPTNKLCKMMNIPRNTLYHFIHRRDSPTKHLGLRDRIKSVFDSHMNRYGSRRIKMELAVKYSKNVSRHLIRKCMKEQNLKAIQPKSFVPKTTDSTGTKFPAPNLLLDFGKAQKPNEVWVGDITYIPLKNGQWAYLSTWIDTYLHKVVGWDVQTHMRSELVISAFNKAKLKCIQNKLSVIVHSDRGTQYSSKDFKNAIKGNRQSMTRKNEVYDNAIAESFFSRLKCECIRGTVFDDLDQLRFTLFEYIDGYYNTIRRHSSIQYYTPLEFENIYYSKNQFTHCN, from the coding sequence ATGAAACCAAAAGCTGAATTTATCCAGAGTCTAAGCGGTGTGTATCCTACTAACAAGCTTTGCAAGATGATGAATATTCCAAGGAATACTTTGTATCATTTTATCCACAGGAGGGATTCTCCCACTAAACATTTGGGATTAAGAGACCGAATAAAATCCGTATTTGACTCTCATATGAATAGGTATGGAAGTCGTAGAATTAAAATGGAATTAGCCGTAAAATATTCAAAAAATGTTAGCCGCCATTTGATTCGCAAATGTATGAAGGAACAAAATTTGAAAGCAATCCAGCCAAAGAGTTTTGTTCCAAAAACAACTGATTCCACCGGGACCAAATTTCCTGCACCCAATTTACTTCTTGATTTTGGAAAGGCGCAAAAACCAAATGAAGTATGGGTTGGTGACATTACCTACATTCCTTTAAAGAATGGCCAATGGGCCTATCTTTCAACTTGGATTGATACTTATTTGCATAAAGTAGTGGGCTGGGATGTTCAGACTCATATGAGAAGCGAACTGGTTATTTCAGCCTTCAATAAAGCAAAACTGAAATGCATCCAAAATAAATTAAGTGTGATTGTCCATTCTGACCGAGGAACGCAGTACTCTAGTAAAGATTTCAAAAATGCCATTAAAGGAAATAGACAAAGTATGACTCGCAAAAACGAAGTTTATGACAACGCAATTGCCGAATCATTTTTCTCAAGGCTCAAATGCGAATGCATTAGAGGTACTGTATTTGATGATTTGGATCAATTAAGATTCACTCTGTTTGAATACATAGATGGCTATTACAACACAATCAGAAGGCATTCATCCATTCAATACTATACACCCTTAGAATTTGAAAATATTTATTATTCGAAAAATCAATTCACTCATTGCAACTAA